The following DNA comes from Quercus robur chromosome 1, dhQueRobu3.1, whole genome shotgun sequence.
ACAAGGACGGTTAACTTCAAGCGACCCATATTATCCTCGAGTATTGGCCCTCATATCCCTGCTTCCAAAAAGGCCAAGACTTGATCAAGGTTATTGACTAGTGTCTGCCCTATATTAACGTCTACCTAAAAGGGTTCATCCCATCTCCGTTGCAAATCAAGCAACTCCATTTTCGTTGGCATCGAGGAAACTCTCTGCCACCTTTTACGAACGCTGATCTTGGAGTTTCGGTAGCGATTCTGAGCACTGAACTAATGGTTTCGAGCATCCCCCTCGGTAAGGTTCTTGAAGTTCGTGAAGTCATTCGTTCAAAGGTTCTTGATCTAGACATGTCTTTCCAGAGGATATGGCCAGACATTTCAGAGCTTCTCGGAGCCTCTCAACAGACCCCATCCTTAGCTTAGCCTCCTTCGACTGCCTAGACGAGAGAAAGaccaaggaaaagaaataaaactgcCCGAGCTGAGGTGCTTACGGCCACTATTCCGACCTCCACAACTCCAAGCCAAGTGTCGCCTTCTCCTGTTCCCGAAGCGACCATGGGGTCTTCGAAACCTCCCCCTCATCCTTACTCCTGTGAGTTCATGCCTAAAGGTGCTTTACTACCGTTCACAGAAGGGGTCAGACCATGTGCATATGAGTATAAGGGTGAAGTAGCTAAGTGCGTGGGTAAAGCTCTGCTTCTTCCTTAAGACATGGCGCTCTAGGAAAGGATGGAAGATGATGGGATGCTCTATGCCTTGAAAAGGAACGTGGTCTTGGTGAGTCTTGATTTCATCACTGCATTTCGAGTTTTCATTTTACTTACTCTTCCCTTGACACCACTACTCTTATTCTTGTTTGTAGAGCTATAGGGGCTTGGTGGACATGGACAAGAGGCTCTCTAAGGCCAACGCAAAGCCTAAGGAGGTCGAGTCCGAGTATGAGAGGTTGATAAGCAAGATCAAGGACCTCATGGCCAAAGTGAATAAGTCCGAGGCCCACTGTACTAAGGCTGAAGATGAAGTATCGACCTTGAAGGCTAGCCTGGAAGAGGCTATGAAGAAGTTGGCAGTCTTCAGAGGCCTTGAAAGAGAAGACTTTCGAGTTGGAGAAGAAAGACGCAAATCTTAGCGAGAGGCTGTAAAAGGCGTATAACGAAGGCTATGAGGACGCCAAGGATTACCTTAGGCCCCAAGTGAGGAAGTCTTGTTACTTGGCTTTTGTGGATGGCTGGGTGAGTGCTTTGGATGCCCTGCATGTGAAAGCTTTTTCAACGCTTCGTAATGAGGAAGAGATGCCCATTCTTAGCAATTACCTTCTAGAGGAGCCAACTGCTATAAAAGCTGATATGGAAGGGTCTTTGGTGGAGATTCTTGAAAGAGAAAAGACTGATGGGGTGTCGATGCCTCACGGCAGACGACCACCCATCACAGCAATGCTCATGCCTCCTGTCGCCTCTCGGAGGTGGGGCGGTTCTCTCATCACTTGCTGTCTAAAAGAGGAGAAGGCATGGGCTCGGGTGCTGTGGAAGAGGGTGAAAAAAGGGTAACCTTTGATGTGTGACTAAGTTAAGTCAATTTTAATCTATTATTACTAAAGGTAAcgaagtcgccaccaatcattgggttttttctaaggtgtgattggtcatctgactatatttgattttattactagTCTTAAGTTaagaaaaatggtttttttttttcctaatctaatgtggatggtaAAATATCTTGATGAAGTCTtgttacgtgtggggaaggtgttaggcaccccataACCCCTGTCCAGAGACATCCTTTGTTTtgttaaaatcttaattttaggTTATTAGCAGTTAAAAACAAGCTATTGGTATTAGCTTTTGGGGCTTTAAAAGAATTAAGCTTTGAGGTTTAATTTTGGAAAGGGGTGTGGCCTTTATCAATGCTTTGCTAACACATTTGGAATTATTGCCAAATTTCCACAACAAAAATCTAGCAGCATTTTGCCTTATTTTCATGGCAAAAATCCAACAGCATTTTAGATTAGATGCGTCATAGCACACAAAACACTAATCTCACCAAACTTTTGCTGTGAGAATACGACAAATGGATGCCCTATTTTCACGATAAAAATTTGGCAGAGTTTCACGTTAGGTGCGCTATGGCGCACGACAAGGTTTTGTACCTGTGTATACGGCATGTGTTAGTATGTTCATACTAAGGCAAGCCAGGGCTCATGGAAGTATCAACATTTTGATGTATATCGCATACACGGGGAAACCAATGTCACTAGCTGACATGGATCAAAGGCAATCACACTGTGACAATCATGCATACAATGTAGCATGCATATGCATCTACAATATAAGCCTTGAATGCATACCCACACTCCAAGGTTAAGAGCGCCCATGATCACGTGGAGGTTGCCCTTCTAACCATGTGTATCCATCATACAAAGTGTATGACCATCGATCTTTAAATAACAAACAGAAACCCCTCTACATTTTCATAGTGTAGGAACTTTATCCACACTTCCATGATGTAGGAACCTCTCCACACTTCCATAACATAGGAATATTTTATGGTACTTGACACACCCTAACATGCTTAGTATAACCCTCCTTATTTCCACAGTGTAGGGCCATTTCCAAACTTCCACAGTGTAGGAGCCTCTCCAAGCTTTCCCAGTGTAGGAACCTTTACATATTTCCATGGTGTAGGAACCTTTACACGCTTTCCCGACATAGAAACCTTTTCCACATTTTCATGGTGTAAGAACCTCTCTACACTTTCTCGGTGTAGTAATCTTTCCACACTTCCATGGTGTAGGAACCCATCTAAAAACTTTATTTTCCTAAGATTTGATCCAGCCATGCTAGTTTAATCCTATCTTTATTCAAAATTTCTCTCTCAGGATTTAATTCAGCCATGTTCATTTAATCTACATTTTCAAAACTACTCCCGTTTAAAAGTCTCCCCTTTAAATCAAAAGTATTCTAATCatcatgttttgaattttctaaatattCTGTTTCATCATGCATAGCATTAGTTATGTTTACCTAACATTTTTCATAGTTTTCATAGCTTTTGCCCATGTTTTCATAGCATATTGCATTTACATGTTCATCTAGGTtgcctaaaattaaaatttgcccAAGCGTATGAGTTGCGTAAACCTAGATATACATGTATGCAATtcacatgtatatatatcaaTGTACATCTTTGTGCATGCACGTATGCACATATGAAAGCATACAAGTATGTTTATGTTTACAAATCTACTTATGCAaaggaacaaaaatattttctagcaTCATCATAGCGtaaatgataaaaacaaaaaatacaaatgccaaaaataaaaaccaaaaataaaataataattctagCATTATTTCCTAGTTGCATTGCTACTTACATATTTGCAGGAattaatgagaaagaaaaagaaatggacACTCACCTCAAATGCATAGTAGGAGTCTGAAGCTGGGAATTGGACCCACTAGAACAAGACTCGCCTCCAAGAAGAGATGATTATTGGTGAGAAAGTGAGAAATGAGTTTGAAATGATCAAAATGAGAGTTTAGGGCCCATTTATAGCTATCCATACGAACGGGCTGGCTAGCACACCTTCAAGGGTAGCCTGGCTGATCGAGTCGTTgaccggccaaaaaataaataaatgaataaataaataaaaaagaaggaagtTTTTCTCAGTGCCAAAGATGCTAGATCAAGAAAAAGATTTTCAAATCCTTTGTAGTAGCTCAGCCTTATCAAGGTAAGACCGGTTTTGGCCTATAATAGTGCAGTTTTCCACAAGAAATTTAGGGGCAACAAAATTTGGAATTATGTTATTTATCCAACACCTTTCATTGCAATTGAGATGCTAGATAAAGAAGGGGTAGCTATAGTTACTGTATTTTGTCGACCCTTGATTTGAGTGTTGGATTccgaaaattccaaaaatatcaAATTCTCACTAGAGGACTGTGGGAACATCTAGATTGACATGGTACAATCCGTTTGGACATTGGAGAATTTAAGGTGCCATTTTAggtcaaaatgaccaaaatgcccttaaTCAACCCGGGGTTAACTAAAGATCAAAATTGGTTAGAAACACTCCAAAACAATGTTTTCCATGTTTTTACATCAAACTCAAGATTATTATAGTTTTTTGttaactttgaccaagtttgacctgAAAACCTAATTTTAATCCAATTGTTAGAATGGGTTGGAACCAATGTCATTATGAAGACTATTAAATTTCCTTGAAAATTGAAGTTAAAACAGTTgagatatcttgaaaatcatGCTGGGCGCATCAGCTTGCTTCTCGAGGCCATAACTTttaatccaaccgttggatttcCAAAATGTCAAGTGTTATGGAAACTATATGTCCATGCCTAACACTTTCCCCACCCATAACTAGACTttcaaactcaaaaatcaagatttttttaccATCcgtattagattaggaaaaatgaccattttttctttgactaggactgataataaaataaaatagagtcaggtgaccagtcacaccttagaaaaaactCAATGATTAGTGGTGACTTTACTACCTTTGGTAATAATAGATTAAAATTGACTTAATTCAGTCACATAATAGAGGTTCACCCTTTTTCTAACCCTTTTTCATTGCACCCGAGCTCCACAACAAGGCACGAGTGTCGCCGCATAGGGTGGTCGACCGCTGCTAGGCATCGACATGTTCCTTAAGAGGGAACTCAAGAGATGGTGGTCTTCATTCTCTTCCAAGGACCAAGATTTCATTAAAGGGTTTATAGGAGATGCCAATGCACTATTTCGCACTTCTCTTGATTGGAGTCTACTAGAGGCCATAGCTATTTGTTGGGACCTTCTTTGAGGTGTGTCACCATCGAAGATGTGGACTTAGTTCCTACCATAGAGGAGTATGACCGCTCTCTCTTTTTGACTACTCCTTTGGTTCGGATCTATTAGCCAACTAACCGGCCTCGCTATCCCAATCGATTGGTGGACTTATTGGGCTTAAAGACACCTGTTGTGAGTACTCTGACTCAGCATGGGAGTAGCTTAGGAGGTAGCTTACCCTTCAACTTTTTGACTTGTCGATTCAACTTAGCTGGGTGTCCAACAAATTACCGGGAGGACTTTGTGGATTTGAAGGAGTGCTGGACTTCTTAAAGATGCCAAGCTTTTGTGATTGCTTTCTTTGGCTTGATACTCTTTCCTTCTCAGCCGAGCTTTATTAGCTTTGCGGTGTTACCCCTGGTGAATATTGTGGGTGTAACGGGGGAAAGTATGCCTTAGTCGAGTCAACCGCGGTAGAGAAGgaaatggagtcgccacctagattaggtctagaaACCATAAATATAGCGCCCTTCATGAAAGGACTGATCTATTACCAGAGCACATGTCcggagtttaggtatggggatgagaaggtgttaggcacccaaccccacccTACCCGTGGATTGGCTTCCACTCGTTGTGTGTTatgtcttaatctcattaaaggcacATTCAACATTCATCATTCTAGTCTCACACACAcgctagcatacatctaagcaaaCAACATGGCATATTTCATCCTAgaccctaacatacatctatcacaCATAGCATCGTATAACATCCAAGGCGGAAACATAGACGTGGTagcatcaaacaaacatgtgattgcactttaaacataaaaaatatggcATCCAAAGAAGCTTATTCATGTTCATCAACCAAAGAGAAAATCATATTCCAAACAAATTGacagttcaaaaacgtgtacaaaaacacttttgaacgtttagacccccaaaaatcaatttaatcaacacacgcaatatgttaaactaCTAGAGTGCgaaaacttaacatatgctataacatggaattgattaaacaactatctaagccacaacaaaataaaccacagcagataatgtaaaggca
Coding sequences within:
- the LOC126691261 gene encoding uncharacterized protein LOC126691261 is translated as MEDDGMLYALKRNVVLSYRGLVDMDKRLSKANAKPKEVESEYERLISKIKDLMAKVNKSEAHCTKAEDEVSTLKASLEEAMKKLAVFRGLEREDFRVGEERRKS